In Verrucomicrobiia bacterium, a genomic segment contains:
- a CDS encoding ABC-2 family transporter protein: MKKYLHVANVGLQNTLVYRVNFFFRAAFGLVPLMATIFIWRAVYEGKTSGDDVAGYSLAEMISYYLIVTLVNTFTAVTEDDWQIAADIKDGNISQFLLKPIDYLSYRLVLFASGRLIYTLVAIIPVSIFIFFQRDFFVGPASGTHFGVFMISLVLTALLQFLISYTLALLAFWVLEVSTFIFIAFAVEYAASGQLYPLDILPPLITKLMFFTPFPYLMFFPVNVYLGKMNGSELWAGLAMQAFWVVMAYMLARAVWARGIKHYSAVGG, translated from the coding sequence GTATCTCCACGTCGCGAATGTCGGTTTGCAGAACACGCTCGTTTACCGCGTGAACTTCTTTTTTCGCGCCGCCTTCGGACTCGTGCCGTTGATGGCCACCATCTTCATCTGGCGCGCCGTCTATGAGGGGAAGACGTCCGGTGATGATGTCGCGGGCTACTCCTTGGCCGAGATGATTTCTTACTACCTCATTGTGACTTTGGTGAACACCTTCACCGCCGTCACCGAGGACGACTGGCAGATTGCCGCCGATATCAAGGACGGCAACATCAGCCAATTCCTGCTGAAGCCCATCGATTATCTCAGCTACCGCCTCGTCCTGTTCGCTTCCGGTCGGCTCATTTACACCTTGGTGGCTATCATACCTGTGTCCATCTTCATCTTTTTCCAGCGAGACTTTTTCGTCGGCCCCGCCAGTGGCACACACTTCGGAGTGTTCATGATCTCACTGGTGCTCACCGCGCTGTTGCAGTTCTTGATTTCCTACACGTTGGCGTTGCTCGCTTTTTGGGTGCTGGAAGTTTCCACCTTCATCTTCATCGCCTTCGCTGTGGAATACGCCGCCAGCGGCCAGCTCTATCCGCTCGACATCCTGCCGCCCTTGATCACGAAGCTCATGTTCTTCACCCCGTTCCCATACCTCATGTTCTTCCCCGTGAATGTTTATCTCGGGAAGATGAACGGCTCCGAACTCTGGGCCGGTCTTGCCATGCAAGCCTTCTGGGTCGTGATGGCTTATATGCTCGCCCGCGCCGTTTGGGCGCGCGGCATCAAACACTACTCCGCCGTCGGCGGCTGA